A region of the Paenibacillus sp. J23TS9 genome:
TCACCGTATGTTTTGGGCTCATCAGTGTGCTGGTATTTTGGCTGGGAATGATGAAGCTGGCCGAGGACTCGGGGCTCCTTCAAAAAATTGCGAAGCTGATGAGCCCGGTCGTAAGATTCTTGTTCCCCGACGTGCCCAAAAACCATCCTGCAATGGGGTACATCCTTTCCAATATGAGTGCGAATTTGCTCGGACTTGGCAATGCAGCAACACCGATGGGGATTAAGGCGATGCAGGAACTGCAAACGCTGAATCCGGATAAAACCGCGGCAAGTCCGGCGATGTGTACACTGTTGGCCTTAAATACGGCGAGTATAACCTTAATTCCAACGACTTTGATTGCCATACGAATGAATTACCAGTCGGCCAACCCGACAGAAATCGTTGGCACAACGCTAGCAGCCACGATAGTGGCGACTCTTGCCGCGGTGGCGGCAGACAGATGGTACCGCAGGAAATTTTTGAACCGACATCCAAAGCCCCCAATTTTAATGGGTCCATCATCAGCCTTAAAACAGGACATTCCGGATATGAAAGGATGATTTCGGATGACTGCAATCATTAATATGATTTCAGCGTGGGCGATCCCTGTTTTGATCGCCTTCATTCCGCTTTTTGCCTTTACGAGAAGGGTGCCTGTGTACGAATCCTTTGTCATTGGTGCAAAGGAAGGCTTCCAAACGGCCATTCAGATCATACCCAATCTTGTTGGCATGATGGTAGCCATTAGCGTATTCAGGGCTTCCGGCGCACTGGACTTTTTTGTGGGCTGGACAGGCCCGTTTTTGCATCGGCTGGGAGTACCGAGTGAAATCTTACCCCTTGGACTTTTGCGCCCATTAACGGGTACAGGCTCACTCGCATTCGCTACAGATCTGATTTCGGTGTATGGGCCCGATTCCATGATTGGAAGGATGGCTTCTACGATTCAAGGCAGTACAGATACGACTCTGTATGTTTTAACTGTATATATGGGAGCGGTAGGCGTCCGTAATGGCAGGTACTCACTAAAAGTCGGTCTCTTTTCTGATGTGATCGGATTTATAGCTTCAATTGCCGTATGCCTTCTCTTTTTCGGCTGAAAATAATCCCCGTTTATGAGCGTAACGTAATGATAGACACCTCATATACTGTACCACGCATGAATTTGTACAGGGATTGAGGTGAAATCATGACATTTGAAGGCTTTATTATTCATCATTCCTCTTGCACGTCCATCAATGGAGTCGGCTATGATTTCTGGATCGGAGCGGACGGCTTCGTGACCTCGGCTCCTTTATTGACGGACCCATCCCATATTCATATCTGTCTGGAAGGCAATTTCAACAGGGACTACGAGCTGTTGGGTCCTGCTGAAAAACAGCAGCTTTTTATTGCCAGCAAACTCATTATGGAGCTGTCCAGACAGTATGACATTTCTCCCCTTTTTCTTTATCCGCACACACCTTCCTGTCCGGGAAAAGAATTTCCCTGGAATGAACTTGTGATTTACCCTTCTCACGGGTATCATTAGTTTGAGGTGACCTAATAAACAATGGAAAGATTACAGAAAATTTTAGCACAGGCAGGTATCGCATCTAGACGCAAATGCGAGGAATTGATACTGGCCGGCAAGGTGGAAGTTAACGGGGAAACCGTTACTGCGCTTGGAACAAAGGCGGACCCCGAACAAGATATCATCACGGTGGCAGGCAAGCCGATCAGAAATGAAAACAAGATTTACATTATGCTGAACAAACCCAAAGGCGTCATTACAAGTGCATCGGACCCTGCCGGACGCAAGATTGTTACGGATTATGTAAAAGGCATCAAGGAACGGATCTATCCGGTAGGACGTCTGGATTACGACACAGAGGGACTTCTGCTGCTGACAAATGATGGCGAATTTGCGAATATGCTGACGCATCCGAAGCATCATGTGCCCAAAACATATCTCGCGACCGTAGAGGGTATTCCTCACGGCAGCGAGCTGGACAAGCTGCGCGCGGGAATTAAGCTGGAGGACGGTATGACTTCCCCTGCAGAAGTCGAATATAAGGATATCGATACCGAGAAAAAAGAGGCTGTAATCAGCATTACGATTCATGAAGGCAGAAACCGTCAGGTGCGCCGGATGTTCGAAGCGATTTCCCATAAAGTCATCCGTCTGAAGCGGATTTCGTTCGGTGATTTGCTGCTCCAGAATCTGAAGCGCGGACTCTATCGTCATTTAACGAAGGATGAAATAGAGAGCCTGAAGAATATGGCTATATCCGGAAAACAGGGTAAAAAATAGCTCGGAAGGTCACACAATATTCATAACCAGCCTCCACAAATATGACATGTTTTCGATATAATTGTTCATAGGATGTTCAAAACCTGCGATGGAAAACATGAGATTTGTCATAGTAAAGGAGCATTTGGCATGGGTAAATCAAGGAAGAAAATTCAGATAATTATCCTGCTTTTGATCGTTGTTCTGGGCGGATATGCCATTGTTTCGCAAGTGTCTGGTTCGGGCGGCAAGCCTACGGAAGGCAGCAAAGCGCCGAATTTCGACCTTCTCGGTCTGGATGGCAAGGCTCATAAGCTGGATGAATACAAGGGAAAGGCTATGGTTCTTAATTTTTGGGGAACCTGGTGCGGACCTTGTGTGAAAGAAATGCCGGCTCTGCAGGCACAATGGGAAAAATGGAAGGATCAAGACGTGGTTGTGGTCGGAATTAATGCCGGTGAGGACAAGATGGCTGTCGAAAATTTCGTGAATAGTGTTAACGTGAATTTCCCGATTCTTCTTGATCCGAATAAGGATGCTATCGCAAAATACGGCATTTCGCCGTTGCCTACCACCCTTTTTGTGTCCAAGGACGGGAAAATTAACAAGATTCATCTCGGTCAACTGGATTTGGCCACCCTCGACAAACAAATTGCAGAGCTGGTGAAATCGTAATGTTACAAGAAGTAATCGCTTTTAAAAACACAAAATGCGAGTGCGGACACCAGAATCCGGTGGGCACCGTACTTTGCGAGGCCTGTGGCAGACCGCTTGAAGAAGAGGACCGTGAGTCTACCGAAGTTCTGGAAATGCGTTATGACGGAATGGCGCGCAGATCGCAGCGCGTCAATCCGAATTTCATTGACCGCATTTGGAACTTCTTTTCTTCTGTCAAAATAGCAGTATACATGATCATCCTGACGCTGATCGGTTCGATGCTCGGTTCGATATTTCCTCAGGAAAGCACTTTCCTGAACGTCGATCCTTCGACCTATTACAAGGATACCTATGGAACCTGGGGCCTGGTCTATTACAAGCTTGGATTGACACATACTTATGAATCCTGGTGGTTTATTCTGCTGCTCGTGATGATTGGCGCATCGCTGATTATATGCAGCTTGGACCGGGTTCTCCCGCTTTATAAAGCACTTACCAAACAAAGAATACTTAAGCACATGCAGTTTTTGACACGACAGAGGGTTGTTTATCAGGGCCCGGTTGGAGGTACAGTTGAGGATTGGATGAAGCAGGTGTCAGCCCCGATCAAAAAGAAGGGCTATCGTGTGTACACAGACGGAAACGCTCTCTTGGCGGAAAAATACCGCTTTAGCCGCTGGGGCCCTTATGTTATTCACATCGGCCTCATCATCTTTTTGCTTGCCGTTCTGGCACGTGGTTTGCCTGGACTGAAAATGGACCAGCA
Encoded here:
- a CDS encoding pseudouridine synthase; this translates as MERLQKILAQAGIASRRKCEELILAGKVEVNGETVTALGTKADPEQDIITVAGKPIRNENKIYIMLNKPKGVITSASDPAGRKIVTDYVKGIKERIYPVGRLDYDTEGLLLLTNDGEFANMLTHPKHHVPKTYLATVEGIPHGSELDKLRAGIKLEDGMTSPAEVEYKDIDTEKKEAVISITIHEGRNRQVRRMFEAISHKVIRLKRISFGDLLLQNLKRGLYRHLTKDEIESLKNMAISGKQGKK
- the resA gene encoding thiol-disulfide oxidoreductase ResA, giving the protein MGKSRKKIQIIILLLIVVLGGYAIVSQVSGSGGKPTEGSKAPNFDLLGLDGKAHKLDEYKGKAMVLNFWGTWCGPCVKEMPALQAQWEKWKDQDVVVVGINAGEDKMAVENFVNSVNVNFPILLDPNKDAIAKYGISPLPTTLFVSKDGKINKIHLGQLDLATLDKQIAELVKS
- a CDS encoding nucleoside recognition domain-containing protein, encoding MINVIWLALIVIGFGFAAAQGNIEIVTSAAFDGAKTGVTVCFGLISVLVFWLGMMKLAEDSGLLQKIAKLMSPVVRFLFPDVPKNHPAMGYILSNMSANLLGLGNAATPMGIKAMQELQTLNPDKTAASPAMCTLLALNTASITLIPTTLIAIRMNYQSANPTEIVGTTLAATIVATLAAVAADRWYRRKFLNRHPKPPILMGPSSALKQDIPDMKG
- a CDS encoding spore maturation protein; amino-acid sequence: MTAIINMISAWAIPVLIAFIPLFAFTRRVPVYESFVIGAKEGFQTAIQIIPNLVGMMVAISVFRASGALDFFVGWTGPFLHRLGVPSEILPLGLLRPLTGTGSLAFATDLISVYGPDSMIGRMASTIQGSTDTTLYVLTVYMGAVGVRNGRYSLKVGLFSDVIGFIASIAVCLLFFG
- a CDS encoding N-acetylmuramoyl-L-alanine amidase, translated to MTFEGFIIHHSSCTSINGVGYDFWIGADGFVTSAPLLTDPSHIHICLEGNFNRDYELLGPAEKQQLFIASKLIMELSRQYDISPLFLYPHTPSCPGKEFPWNELVIYPSHGYH